The Coregonus clupeaformis isolate EN_2021a chromosome 6, ASM2061545v1, whole genome shotgun sequence genome has a segment encoding these proteins:
- the LOC121567597 gene encoding cyclin-L1 isoform X3 — MYLQVLECEKNQTLVQTAWNYMNDSLRTNVFVRFQAETIACACIYLAARALQMPLPSRPHWYLLFGATEEEIKDICITTLKLYTRKKPDYDHLEKEVEKRKMSLQEAKLKAKGLNPDGTPALSNLGGFSPGSKPCSPNVVKVEDKSPNLQALKPVKKEPDSRAQGSKSPHNGLRKEVKIGRNSGSGSRSRTRSRSRSPRRHYNSRRSRSGTYSSRSRSRSHSRSPSPRRHPPSPLLPHLKPKPSHHGNIDPKPSSRHSSSGGGAHKRKRSRSRSASKGERERERGRERDRDRSASDLSSVKKHKHERGGPGGGHHRGDRRERSRSYERERTHKGKRHSSSGGHSGHGRHRR; from the exons ATGTACCTGCAAGTCCTGGAATGTGAGAAGAACCAGACTCTGGTCCAGACTGCCTG GAACTACATGAATGACAGCCTGAGGACCAACGTGTTTGTGAGGTTCCAAGCTGAAACCATCGCCTGCGCCTGCATCTACCTGGCTGCCAGAGCTCTGCAG ATGCCTCTTCCATCCAGACCTCACTGGTACCTGCTGTTTGGTGCCACGGAAGAGGAGATCAAGGATATCTGCATCACCACCCTCAAACTCTACACCAGGAAGAAG CCCGACTATGACCACctggagaaggaggtagagaagAGGAAGATGTCTCTGCAGGAGGCCAAGCTGAAGGCTAAAGGGCTAAACCCTGATGGGACCCCAGCTCTGTCCAACCTGGGGGGCTTCTCTCCCGGATCCAAACCCT GTTCCCCCAATGTAGTGAAGGTGGAGGATAAATCTCCAAACCTCCAGGCCCTGAAACCTGTAAAGAAAGAACCAGACAGCAGAGCCCAGGGTTCCAAGAGCCCACACAACGG gctGAGGAAGGAGGTGAAGATTGGAAGGAACAGTGGGAGTGGATCTCGTTCCAGAACTCGCTCGCGATCACGCTCCCCACGCAGACA TTACAACAGCCGGCGCAGTCGTTCTGGGACCTACAGTTCTCGTTCCCGCAGTCGCTCTCACAGCCGCAGCCCCTCACCCCGACGCCATccgccctcccccctcctcccacaTCTCAAGCCAAAGCCCAGCCACCATGGCAACATCGACCCCAAGCCATCGAGTCGTCATAGCAGCAGCGGAGGAGGGGCTCACAAGAGGAAGAGGTCCAGGTCGCGCTCTGCCAGCAAAGGGGAGAGggaacgggagagagggagggagcgggaCAGAGACCGCAGCGCGTCTGACCTCTCCTCGGTCAAGAAGCACAAGCACGAGAGAGGTGGGCCTGGGGGAGGACATCACCGTGGAGACAGGAGGGAGCGGTCCAGGTCATACGAGCGGGAGCGCACCCACAAGGGCAAACGCCATAGCAGCAGCGGTGGACACTCGGGGCATGGGCGCCACCGCCGCTGa